In Sphingobacterium sp. SYP-B4668, the sequence TTTGGTATGGTAATTTACTTTTCCTAGCATTTCTTGTAACCGTATTTTTTCTAGAAAAAGGAAATGTAATCCGAATTATTAGCAGTAAGGAAATAAGCGAGTAGGATTAAGCCATCTCAATGACAAATTTATCCTTGATTTCTTCCAATACTTCTTGAATTTCGTCGTAGGTCTGTAGGCTGACAAGTAGCATACGATATTCCTTAAAGTTTGGGATACCTTTGAAATAATTGGCATAATGTCTACGCATTTCAAAAATCCCTGTTTTTTCCCCTTTCCATTCGATGGACTTTGTCAAGTGGGTATGGCATACTTCGACACGTTCTGCAATAGTTGGACCCTCTAGGCGCTCACCTGTCTCAAAGAAGTGCTTGATTTCTCTGAAAATCCAAGGATATCCAATCGACGCTCTACCAATCATAATACCATCCACCTCAAATTCCTGTCTCCAAGCTGCTGCCTTTTCCACCGAATCTATGTCGCCGTTTCCGAAAATAGGAATTTTGATTCGTGGATTACGCTTTACATCTCTGATCATTGACCAGTCAGCTTGGCCCTTATACATCTGCGCACGTGTTCGTCCATGGATAGACAAGGCCTTGATGCCAATGTCTTGGAGACGTTCCGCAACTTCATATACATTTTTAGTATTATCGTCCCAACCGAGTCGTGTTTTCACTGTTACCGGTAAGTGGGTTGCCTCTACAACAGCTTTTGTCATAGCGACCATTTTGTCTATGTCTTGAAGTAGACTAGCTCCTGCACCTCTACAGGCTACATTTTTTACAGGACAACCGTAGTTGATATCAATGAGGTCTGGATGGGCTAGCGTGCAAATCTCCGAAGACTGGCGCATATGTTCAATCTCAGATCCAAATATTTGGATACCAATAGGACGCTCGTATTCAAATATGTCAAGCTTTTGGCGAGATTTGGCCGCGTCCCGAATCAATCCTTCCGATGATATGAATTCGGTATACATCATATCTACTCCGTTTTGCTTGCATACGTAACGGAAAGGGGGATCGCTGACATCCTCCATGGGGGCTAATAACAAAGGGAATTTACCTAAATCAATATTCTCACCTATCTTAACAGACATTTTTATTAATTTTTTACAAAGATAAGGAATTTAAATTTTTGATTGGTAATGTACATTTAGTGCCAGTCATCTCAATCTCAAATTTGAATTGGCCTTCCTTTCCCATATAAAGAAATTACAGAACAATCGTTATGCTTTTTGACCTTCTTTTTTACGAATGGAACCAGAAAAAAAGTCGACTTTATAAAAGCACGAGATGTCGACTTTTTTAACCATGTATTTCTGGTCGAGGCTACAATCTATTTTTGATATCTTCACTTCCAGTACTCCTATTATTACTGGATGAAATATTCCCTCCAAATCGATAGCTGAACGTGAGTAAGACCGATCGACTATCACGATTGATTTTACCAAAAGTCCGGATGTCGGTATACATGGTTTCATAGCGACGTTGATTGGTTTTTAATATGTCGTTGATGACAAGTTTTAACATGGCTTTCTCGTTTAGGAAGTTCTTTTGGATTCCTGTGTAAATGAGACCATAGCTTTTGATTTCGTGAACCCCCACTGTCATCCCAGACGTGTAGTTTCCTCCCAACTCTAGCTTCCAGCTCTTTGGAAGAGAAAAGGTATTCTGGCCGTTAATTGCAAGTGTATTTCCAGAACGTATACTGATTGCCTCGCCCATTGGTAGTTCGTATCTGTTGTAGTAAAAGTTTGCAAAATAAGTCGCATTCCACCATCTTGTAAATTGAGTTGGTACCGTTAGCGACACGCCCATATTGGTGTAGGTTCCTAAGTTTACTGGTCGTTCGAATACAGTGTTGGATGCTAACAGATCCCGTCCTACAATCTCATTGACCACATCTTTAGCATGGCTATAGTTTGTTGTTACCATATACTTACCTAAGAGCGTATAGCCCAATTCGAACGAGTTCGAAAACGAAGGGTCCAATTTTGAATTGCCCTCATAATAGGAGAATGGGTCTGTATATACCCTGAACGGATTCATATCCCAGAAAGAAGGGCGTTCAATTCTTCTGCTATAATTGGCTTGCACTCGGTGCTGGTCTGCTATAGTGTATGTGACAAATAGCGATGGAAATAAATCGAAATATTTTTTGGTAAATGTTTCATCTGTTGTAATCTGCTCCCCTTTTGTATCCGTATACTCACCTCTAAGTCCTACCTGCGTTGTCAATTTTCCCCATTCTTTGTTAAGATTCAAGTAAGCAGCTTGTATGTTTTCTTGGTAAATGAAGTGATTGCTTGTTTTATGGTCGGGCAAGTAAATCCCGTTCTGAAGCGTATCATATCGTAAATCATTTTCCGTTCGGACGATACTTCCTTTATATCCCGCTTCAAATTTTAACCCATTTCTAAATGGAAGTGTGTAGTCAACTTTTGCAACATACGCGCTGTTTTTTGATGGAATATCACCAATTCGAGCAGATAGCGGTCTAGTTGGATTTTGCATGTCATCTGTGTAAGTGGTCTGCAACGATTGGTCCATCTTTGAATAGTGATAGACGTGATCCAAATCTACTGTCAATTGATGCCCGTCCTCATCAAATTTGTGGACATAGTTCAGGTTGTAGAGCAGGTCCTCCCAACGTTCTCGTCCCTCATTAATCGTATGTGCTCTCCAAAGCAGACTATGGTCTGTTGCATTTCTGAAGTCATTTTCAGTAGGTTCATATTTGGGATATTTGCCAAATCCTCCATTGATTAGAAATCCAATGATATTTTTTGAATCGAGTGTAAAATCTGCTCCAATCCTAAAATTGTTAGAACGTAATTTTGGTTTTTCGATATTGCGTTGCTCAGAAATATACTCCGCTTGCTGGGTCCCATTATTCATTAAGTATCGGGTGAGTTCTTGACGGTTTTCTAGATTTTGATAATATTGGTTGTACGTAGCAAAATAGTTTGTTTTTGAAGTTCTATAGTTTAAATTTATGCTTCCCCCCATCTGTGCACCTCGTCCCATCCCCCCGTTCAAGCCAATCGAACCATTAAAACCTTGCTTCAGGCCTTTTTTCAACACGATATTTACAATACCACTTTCTCCGGCAGCTTCATACTTAGCTGATGGATTGGTCATGACTTCCACTTTGGTTACATCTAAAGAGGAAGTGCTACGTAGAAGATTTGTCAATTGGTCGGCTGATAGATAGGTGAGTTTACCGTTGATCATAATCGTTGTTCCAGATTTACCTTTAAGGGTAACTGTACCATCTGTCGATACCGATAACCCAGGAATCTTATTAAGAAGGTCTAGGCTTGAGCTTCCGTCAGAAAGTCCTGAGTTCTCGACATTCACAACCATTTTGTCTACATGCTGTTCAATCAACGGTTTTTTCTGTTGAATCACGACTTCGCCAATTGCATTCGACTTACTCAATAATTGAATTAAACCAATATTGTGATTCGAAGCTGAAAGACTGATTTGGAAAGGTGCGCCGATATGTTCCTGATGCGACAGACTCTTTATTGATATGTTATAGTTACCAGCAATAATATTTTTAAATGCAAAAGTCCCAGTGCTATCCGTAATTGTCGCAATAGTGACAGTCCCGCTGTCCATATTATGGAGCGTCACAGTCGTATAGGATAGTGTTTCATGTTTTTCATTAACCACCTTTCCAAATATATGTGACCCGGTCTGTGCTTTAGCGACTGGTAAGGATGCAATAATGATGAATATAAAAATTGAAAATAGTAATTTCATTGAATATGAGCTTTTACGCATGTTACACAGGATGAGAAATGAAGTAATC encodes:
- the dusB gene encoding tRNA dihydrouridine synthase DusB, translating into MSVKIGENIDLGKFPLLLAPMEDVSDPPFRYVCKQNGVDMMYTEFISSEGLIRDAAKSRQKLDIFEYERPIGIQIFGSEIEHMRQSSEICTLAHPDLIDINYGCPVKNVACRGAGASLLQDIDKMVAMTKAVVEATHLPVTVKTRLGWDDNTKNVYEVAERLQDIGIKALSIHGRTRAQMYKGQADWSMIRDVKRNPRIKIPIFGNGDIDSVEKAAAWRQEFEVDGIMIGRASIGYPWIFREIKHFFETGERLEGPTIAERVEVCHTHLTKSIEWKGEKTGIFEMRRHYANYFKGIPNFKEYRMLLVSLQTYDEIQEVLEEIKDKFVIEMA
- a CDS encoding outer membrane beta-barrel family protein, giving the protein MKLLFSIFIFIIIASLPVAKAQTGSHIFGKVVNEKHETLSYTTVTLHNMDSGTVTIATITDSTGTFAFKNIIAGNYNISIKSLSHQEHIGAPFQISLSASNHNIGLIQLLSKSNAIGEVVIQQKKPLIEQHVDKMVVNVENSGLSDGSSSLDLLNKIPGLSVSTDGTVTLKGKSGTTIMINGKLTYLSADQLTNLLRSTSSLDVTKVEVMTNPSAKYEAAGESGIVNIVLKKGLKQGFNGSIGLNGGMGRGAQMGGSINLNYRTSKTNYFATYNQYYQNLENRQELTRYLMNNGTQQAEYISEQRNIEKPKLRSNNFRIGADFTLDSKNIIGFLINGGFGKYPKYEPTENDFRNATDHSLLWRAHTINEGRERWEDLLYNLNYVHKFDEDGHQLTVDLDHVYHYSKMDQSLQTTYTDDMQNPTRPLSARIGDIPSKNSAYVAKVDYTLPFRNGLKFEAGYKGSIVRTENDLRYDTLQNGIYLPDHKTSNHFIYQENIQAAYLNLNKEWGKLTTQVGLRGEYTDTKGEQITTDETFTKKYFDLFPSLFVTYTIADQHRVQANYSRRIERPSFWDMNPFRVYTDPFSYYEGNSKLDPSFSNSFELGYTLLGKYMVTTNYSHAKDVVNEIVGRDLLASNTVFERPVNLGTYTNMGVSLTVPTQFTRWWNATYFANFYYNRYELPMGEAISIRSGNTLAINGQNTFSLPKSWKLELGGNYTSGMTVGVHEIKSYGLIYTGIQKNFLNEKAMLKLVINDILKTNQRRYETMYTDIRTFGKINRDSRSVLLTFSYRFGGNISSSNNRSTGSEDIKNRL